Proteins from a genomic interval of Fusarium oxysporum Fo47 chromosome I, complete sequence:
- a CDS encoding short chain dehydrogenase, with amino-acid sequence MPFLYKTALVTGATSGIGRALTERLVNHGVFVIAAGRRKDRLDELVKKHGKGKVAAEAVDVSNLAALSSWAEKLITTYPALDAVFLNAGVQHIFDVTSPTASSSDSLSRLTDEVTLNYLSPLHTTLLLLPHLRSLAAKGTPTAVILTSSGLALVPMHLYPNYCASKAAIHSLAWQIRTQLALEAEKTKETNPEATSVRIIDIIPPAVQTELGNTSGAAPFGVPLDQYIEELWSDLEKGVDYEILAGHRDEFRHIEDERKKVYAQIVEYTKHMSVDH; translated from the exons atgccaTTCCTTTACAAGACTGCCCTTGTCACAGGCGCCACTTCCGGCATAGGGCGCGCCCTGACCGAACGTCTGGTCAACCATGGCGTCTTCGTTATCGCCGCCGGCCGACGTAAGGATCGCTTGGATGAACTTGTGAAGAAGCACGGCAAAGGCAAGGTTGCCGCTGAGGCCGTCGACGTGAGCAACCTAGCAGCATTGTCTTCATGGGCTGAGAA actGATAACCACATATCCTGCCCTGGATGCCGTTTTTCTCAATGCTGGCGTGCAGCACATCTTTGATGTTACGTCCCCTactgcttcctcatctgaCAGTCTATCTCGCCTTACTGACGAAGTCACGCTCAACTATCTATCACCATTACACACCACCCTACTACTCCTCCCTCATCTGCGCTCATTAGCCGCCAAAGGCACTCCTACAGCTGTCATCCTAACTTCCTCTGGCCTGGCACTTGTCCCTATGCACCTTTACCCCAACTACTGCGCTTCCAAGGCTGCTATTCACTCGCTCGCCTGGCAGATCAGAACCCAGCTTGCGCTGGAGGCGGAAAAGACGAAGGAGACCAATCCGGAAGCGACCTCTGTTCGCATCATTGACATTATTCCGCCCGCAGTACAGACCGAGCTAGGCAACACATCTGGGGCTGCCCCGTTCGGTGTCCCTTTAGACCAGTATATTGAAGAATTGTGGTCAGATCTCGAAAAGGGCGTGGACTATGAGATTCTCGCAGGACATAGGGATGAGTTCCGCCATATAGAagatgagaggaagaaagtATATGCCCAGATTGTAGAGTACACTAAGCACATGTCTGTAGACCATTAG